TATGATTTTAGTATTCATCACTTGCAAAATTATTCCTTTATATGTTAAGAAACAGGGTTTTATTTGTTAAAGTTCGGTTAAAGTAGCTGTTTTCAATCCCTATCAATAATAAAGAAAACTACACATTAAAATCATTTTTAGGATTAAAAATATAAATTAAAAAGAAAAACAAGATAGATACTGCTAAGAAATACTGATAATAATGGTTAGCATTTTGTGATTTCACTAGTGTTTCAGCTCCTGAAGATTTCTTATTTAGAGCATCAATAATCCTATCCGGAGCTTCATTAATGTTATTTCCATCAATATAGGTGCCACCTGTGGATTCTGCCATTTTCTTAAGAGCCTCTGTTTGTCTTTTTGAGATTACGGTACCTCCATTTACATCTGTTTTATATCCCATCAACTGGCCAAAGACATATTCCGGAACGGGGGCACCTTCTTCTGTACCAATTCCTACAGAGGTAATGCTTATACTTTCTTTGTTGGCAAGTCTTATGGCAGCATTATCATTTCCCTCATTATCTTCACCATCACTCAACAGAATAATCTTTCTTGATCCTTTGCTTACATTTTTAAATTTCTCAACAGCAGCCTGCATTCCTTTCAGGAAATCTGTTCCCTGAATCTGCATGGAGTTTGTTTCAATACCACTGATATAGGTTTCTGCGGAATTGTAATCTGTTGTCAAGGGCATAATGGAGGTTGCCTGTCCTGCAAAAATGACAATTCCAATCTTATCGTTCTTCATTTTCTGCATGGTGCCTATCATCAGATTTTTTGCCTCAGTAAGACGGCTTGGATCAATATCCTCAGCATTCATTGAATTGGATACATCCAGCATAAAAATCACATTATTCAGCTTCTGGTTGCTTTTCACTTCTTCTGAACCATTTAAAAGATCAATAATGGAGAAAATCAGGAATAATGTTCCTAACAGATATAGTGCAGGAAAAAACCTAATAAATCTTGAATCTTTTTCAAATAAATTATCATGAAACTGGCTTGCGGCAAAGATTTCTCTTTTTTTCTTTCTCCATTTTAAAAAACGGATCAAAAAGAAAGCTAACAGCGGCAGAAGCAACAGTAATAATAAATACCAATAATTTCCTAACGACCAACTCATCAGCTTAAAATTTTATAAAATACCCATCTCAATAACGCATCCAGCATCAATACTCCTAAGGCAATCCATAGGAAAATGGCAAAATACTCATTGTAGTTATACAATTTAGAAACCTTTACATCGGATTTTTCTAGCTGGTTGATTTCGTCGTACACTTCTTCAAGACTACTGTTTGAAGTTGCTCTGAAATATTTTCCACCTGTTGTTTGTGCCACTTCTCTAAGGGTGTTTTCATCAATGGTAACCTCTGCTTCTGTAAAAATAAGATCTCCGAAAATATCCTGTGATGTGGGCATCAATGCATAACCATTGGTTCCTATTCCAATAGCATATACCTTTATATTATTATTTTTTGCAAGCTCGGCAGCAAGTTGTGGCGGAATGGCATTTTGTATATTGCTTACCCCATCCGTCATCAGGATAACCACCTTGCTTTTGGCTTTACTTTTAATCAAATGATTTACTGCAACAGAAAGCCCCTCTCCAATGGCAGTTCCCGGCTCCAATCCTGCAGAGTTAAGGTTTTTAATTTCATCAATCACCACCTGATGATCTGAGGTAACAGGGACCTTTGTAAAGGCCTCTGCTGCGTAGGCAACAATTCCTATTCTGTCATTCGGGCGCTTCTGAACAAACTTCACCGCAATATCCTTGAGCGCAGTAATACGGTCCGGATTAAGATCCTTTGCCAACATACTGAGAGAAACATCAATTGACAGCATAATATCAACTCCCTTGGTATCGTCCCTATCTTGTGAAACGGTAAAGGTTCTTGGCCTTGCCATCGCAATAATAAGTGCGGAAAGAATAATATACTTTGATAATTTCAGTAAAAAAAGCACCCCTTGAATTCCATTGCTGACATCCATATTTTTTACCGTAGGAACTTTTACTCCTTTCCTTTTCTGTTTACCCGCATCTTTTATAAAAAGTGGAATAAACAGTAGAAAAAGTAATAAGAACCACGGACTATAAAACTCGAAATCAAACATCCTTTCTTAAGTTTTCAAATTCTAAATCCTTGGATGATCTTTTTACAAAATCCTTGATATCTGCAAAATCCTTTTCCATTGTCTGCTGATCCGGAAAGGTCTTGGCAAATTTCACCAAGTCTCCTCTCAGAAAAACATCTTCAATTACCTTTTCATTATCCTGGGAAATTGTATTGTTCTTTTTCATGACATCAATAAGATCATCGGTAAGAAGAACATCTGCAGGCAAATGATACTGCTTGGCAATAAAATCTCTTGAAATATCAATTAGTTCAACATAAAACGCACGA
This genomic interval from Chryseobacterium joostei contains the following:
- a CDS encoding vWA domain-containing protein, which gives rise to MSWSLGNYWYLLLLLLLPLLAFFLIRFLKWRKKKREIFAASQFHDNLFEKDSRFIRFFPALYLLGTLFLIFSIIDLLNGSEEVKSNQKLNNVIFMLDVSNSMNAEDIDPSRLTEAKNLMIGTMQKMKNDKIGIVIFAGQATSIMPLTTDYNSAETYISGIETNSMQIQGTDFLKGMQAAVEKFKNVSKGSRKIILLSDGEDNEGNDNAAIRLANKESISITSVGIGTEEGAPVPEYVFGQLMGYKTDVNGGTVISKRQTEALKKMAESTGGTYIDGNNINEAPDRIIDALNKKSSGAETLVKSQNANHYYQYFLAVSILFFFLIYIFNPKNDFNV
- a CDS encoding VWA domain-containing protein, with translation MFDFEFYSPWFLLLFLLFIPLFIKDAGKQKRKGVKVPTVKNMDVSNGIQGVLFLLKLSKYIILSALIIAMARPRTFTVSQDRDDTKGVDIMLSIDVSLSMLAKDLNPDRITALKDIAVKFVQKRPNDRIGIVAYAAEAFTKVPVTSDHQVVIDEIKNLNSAGLEPGTAIGEGLSVAVNHLIKSKAKSKVVILMTDGVSNIQNAIPPQLAAELAKNNNIKVYAIGIGTNGYALMPTSQDIFGDLIFTEAEVTIDENTLREVAQTTGGKYFRATSNSSLEEVYDEINQLEKSDVKVSKLYNYNEYFAIFLWIALGVLMLDALLRWVFYKILS